CGCCATGCACGCGGAAGCGGCGCGGGTCCAGCGCCTCGCGCACACGACGAATGGCGCCGCCCTTCCCGGCGGCGTCATTGCCTTCGAAAACGATGACGAGCCCCTTGCGACGGAAGCTTCTGGCGGTCGTCGCCTCGGTGAGCCGGCGTTGCAGCGCGGCCAGCTCGGCGCCATAGGTCGCGCGATCGGCGGTCAACGACAGATCGAGCGCGGAAGCGAGGCTCGGCTTCGGCAGATCGCGCATCGGTTCGGCCATGGCGAGGGTACGCGCCGCAGGCGGCGCGGCGGCGGCGGCGCGGATGAGCGTCTGAAGCAGCAGGTCGCCCACGGCGGCGTCGCGATAGTGCGGATCGGCAGCCGGCACCACGGCCCAGGGCGCCGCGCCGGTCGAGGTGCGCTCGACCATTTCCATCGCCGCGTCGGCCAGGCGCCCGCGCGCCCGCGCGCTGTCGAACTCGTCCCATTCGATCACCGCGGGCCGACGCAGGGAGCCATTGGCCTCGCGCAGTTTCTTCAGCCGCCGGCGCGCGTCGGCGTCGTCCATGTGCAGCCATATCTTGAGGAGATGCACGCCCTCATTGCGCAGCATTTCCTCGACGCGGATCATGTTTTCGAGCACGTCGTCATAGGCGGCGCGGTCGAGCCGCCCGAGCGCGCGATTGCGCAGCGCGCGGTGATGCCAGGAGCCGAGGACGAGGCCGATCCGGCCTTTCGCCGGCATGTCCCGCCAATAGCGCCAGGCGCCGGGGCGGGCGCGCTCCTCGTCCGTCGGGCGGCCGTAGGACAGGGTCCCGACCAGATGATCGTCGAGCCAGTCATAGAGCCGGTTGACGATTTCGCCCTTTCCGGCGCCGTCGGAGCCGTTGATCGTCACCAGGACGGCGGCGTTTTTCTTCTCGGCGACCTCGAATTGCGCGTCGAGAAGCTGCTCGCGCAGCCGCGCCTCGACGGCGGCGAAGTCGTCCCGGGTCATGACATGGGGCAGGGCGGCGGACTGAAACATGGGCCTATCCAGCGAAGGAACTTTCCAAACGGGGCCGCTGTGGTAGATGTCTGTCCAGTCGCGGGTCCCGTAGCTCAGCAGGATAGAGCAGCGGTTTCCTAAACCGAAGGTCACAGGTTCGAATCCTGTCGGGACCGCCAGTCGCCCTATTCGCCCCGCGCCGACGCATCGGCAGCCGCGCCATCTTCAGGCGAGGCGGCGCCATTTGTCGGAGCGGGCCGGGGCTCCCCCCCAGCCGGTTCTGCGGCGGCAGGATAAATGGGCTGGACCGCCGTGCGGGTTGATTGCTGGGGCCGCCAGCGACGGCCGGTCGATCTGCTCATGCTTTCCGCAATTTTTCAGCGATCGACGCCAACGCCGATTTCGGCGTAACGCCTGGCGGTTCGACCCCTCCCGGGTGACGAACCGCCAGTGCTTCGTCTGCCCACCCCGCAGACCGCGCAGCAGGCTCTTTCCGTCCTTTGCTTGCGCCCGAACACGATACCCGCGCGGGCAGGGGCCGCCAGCTGTGGAAAGTACTGCGACCTCCCGGGCGCCGCTTTTTTGTGCAGGAAATCGGGCGCCGCCCCATCGGGCCGGCTTGCGCCTTTGCCGCGAGGCTGCATCTTCCTTACAGCCAAGATCAAGAAAGGGAGCGCCCGGCATGTCGATCAAGAACAGCGGCTATCAGTTTGCGTGGCCAAATCCACAGGCGCGGCGCTATCAGCCGAGCCTCGGATTGACGCCGCCCGCGAGGGTCGATCTGCGGGCGTTTGTGACCCCCGTCGAAAATCAGGGGCCCCTGCAATCCTGCACGGCCAACGCCATCGCCGGCGCCTATGAATATCTGATCAAGAAACACACGGGCGCGCATGTCGATCTCAGCCGCCTGTTCATCTACTACAACGCCCGCTGGCGGAACGACGAGCAGCACGAGGACTGCGGCAGCGTCATTCAATATGGCATGGAGAGCCTGCAGAACTTCGGCGCCTGCGACGAGAAGGTCTGGCCCTACAAGACCGCGTCCGTTCTGGAGAAGCCGAAGCAGGTCTCCTATACGCAGGCCGAAAGGTTCCGCGTGCTCGACATGCAGAAGGTCGACGTCGATCTCGACCATTGGCGCACCTGTCTCGCCGAGGGGTATCCGATCGTCTTCGGCTGCGCGCTTTTCGAGTCCTTCGACGATTGCAACAAGCATCATGGCCTTGTGCCCATGCCGGACCCGCAGGACGTCGCGCGCGGCGAGCACGGACGCCACGCCATGCTCTGCGTCGGCTATTCGGATGTCGACCAGGTCTTCATCGTGCGCAACTCATGGGGCGCGGATTGGGGCGAGCGCGGCTATTGCTACATGCCGTATAATTATCTCATGAGCGAAAAGCTCAATGGCGGCGACTGCTGGATGCTGCGCGGCGAGGATCATGTGCCCGATCCCGCCGCAGGCTGGAGCGACGACGACCGCCCGCTGCTGCGCGGCGTGGACCCAAGCTTCATCAATCGCTGGCTGCCCGACGCCTATGACTGGATCGAGCTCGTCTTCTTCGGGCGCGAGGATGATTTCCACTATTCGGAAGAGGTCTCGTCCGAATATGTCGAATTCTACGAAAGCGTCGAGAGTGAAGTGACCTTTATCGAGGAGAGCGAGACTTATCTCTCCTTCGAGAGCGAGGAAACGGAGGAGGAGTCGGAAGAGGTCTACGAAGAGGACGAGTCCGAGGAGGAGGAAAGCGACGAAGAGGAGGAAGAGGAGGAAGAAGAGTCCGACGAAGAGGAGGAAGAGGAAGAGGAAGAGGAAGAAGAGGAAGAAGAGGAAGAGGAGGAGGAAGACGAAGACGACGAAGAAGGGGAAGACGAAGAAGACGCCGAAGAAGAGGAAGAGGAAGAGAGCGACGACGCGGACGACGATTCCGACGAGGGGGACGAGTCCGACGACGACGATTCGGGCGACGACGACTCCGGGGACGATGATTCCGGG
The DNA window shown above is from Methylocystis echinoides and carries:
- the pap gene encoding polyphosphate:AMP phosphotransferase; its protein translation is MFQSAALPHVMTRDDFAAVEARLREQLLDAQFEVAEKKNAAVLVTINGSDGAGKGEIVNRLYDWLDDHLVGTLSYGRPTDEERARPGAWRYWRDMPAKGRIGLVLGSWHHRALRNRALGRLDRAAYDDVLENMIRVEEMLRNEGVHLLKIWLHMDDADARRRLKKLREANGSLRRPAVIEWDEFDSARARGRLADAAMEMVERTSTGAAPWAVVPAADPHYRDAAVGDLLLQTLIRAAAAAPPAARTLAMAEPMRDLPKPSLASALDLSLTADRATYGAELAALQRRLTEATTARSFRRKGLVIVFEGNDAAGKGGAIRRVREALDPRRFRVHGVAAPTDEERARPYLWRFWRNIPRRGDVGIFDRSWYGRVLVERVEGYAAPDEWMRAYQEINDFERELHENGYMVVKLWLAISPQEQLARFQDREAKPFKRYKLTPDDWRNREKWALYETAMTEMIDRTSSRHAPWTLVEANDKKFARLKTLRTIVERLESQ
- a CDS encoding C1 family peptidase, whose product is MSIKNSGYQFAWPNPQARRYQPSLGLTPPARVDLRAFVTPVENQGPLQSCTANAIAGAYEYLIKKHTGAHVDLSRLFIYYNARWRNDEQHEDCGSVIQYGMESLQNFGACDEKVWPYKTASVLEKPKQVSYTQAERFRVLDMQKVDVDLDHWRTCLAEGYPIVFGCALFESFDDCNKHHGLVPMPDPQDVARGEHGRHAMLCVGYSDVDQVFIVRNSWGADWGERGYCYMPYNYLMSEKLNGGDCWMLRGEDHVPDPAAGWSDDDRPLLRGVDPSFINRWLPDAYDWIELVFFGREDDFHYSEEVSSEYVEFYESVESEVTFIEESETYLSFESEETEEESEEVYEEDESEEEESDEEEEEEEEESDEEEEEEEEEEEEEEEEEEEEDEDDEEGEDEEDAEEEEEEESDDADDDSDEGDESDDDDSGDDDSGDDDSGDDDSGDDDSGDDSEDED